One stretch of Bremerella cremea DNA includes these proteins:
- the hisG gene encoding ATP phosphoribosyltransferase, with translation MENFRIGIPSKGRLAEVATELLGEAGLKFRRQDRSLFARVRDMPIDITFLRTDDIPVLCAEGAIDMGITGSDLVQEAEVDVETRMNLGVGKCRLALCVPEETEWQNVADMKECRVATSFPNVTRRYLEANGATPHLVNLSGSVEVMISLGIADAIVDLVETGSTLAANRLKIFAEIGNYETILIQNQQKRQPELADRIVRRLEGVVIARDYSLLEYNIQRDKLAEAEKITPGFNSPTINPLEDNAWCAVRAMVKRKEVIDVMERLDQLGASAILQTNIANCRL, from the coding sequence ATGGAAAACTTCCGGATCGGTATTCCCAGCAAAGGTCGCCTCGCTGAAGTCGCCACCGAACTGCTCGGCGAAGCGGGCCTTAAATTCCGGCGACAAGATCGCAGCCTGTTTGCGCGGGTGCGCGACATGCCGATCGATATCACCTTTCTCCGAACCGACGACATTCCCGTGTTGTGCGCCGAAGGGGCGATCGATATGGGAATCACCGGCAGCGACTTGGTGCAGGAAGCGGAAGTTGACGTCGAAACACGCATGAACTTGGGCGTGGGCAAGTGCCGCTTGGCGTTATGTGTCCCGGAAGAAACCGAGTGGCAAAACGTGGCCGACATGAAAGAATGCCGCGTCGCGACCAGCTTTCCGAATGTGACCCGCCGGTACTTGGAAGCCAACGGGGCTACGCCTCATTTGGTAAATCTTTCAGGCTCGGTCGAAGTGATGATCTCGCTGGGCATCGCCGACGCGATTGTCGATCTGGTCGAAACCGGTAGCACGTTGGCCGCCAACCGGCTGAAAATCTTCGCCGAGATTGGTAACTACGAAACGATTCTGATTCAAAACCAACAGAAACGCCAACCGGAACTCGCCGATCGCATTGTTCGCCGTTTGGAAGGGGTAGTGATCGCTCGCGATTACTCGCTGCTGGAATACAACATCCAACGCGACAAACTGGCCGAAGCAGAAAAGATCACCCCAGGCTTCAATTCACCCACCATCAATCCGCTGGAAGATAACGCCTGGTGCGCCGTGCGAGCCATGGTGAAGCGGAAAGAAGTGATCGACGTCATGGAACGCCTCGACCAACTTGGCGCTTCGGCGATCCTGCAAACCAATATCGCCAACTGTCGGCTGTAA